The segment AGAATCGGGAACAATAGAGGGTAGAAGGTGCCCTTGGTGAGGAGACCCAGACCGAAGGTAGCGCCCAGCGCCAGCAGCTCCAACCGCTGGCTCGCCTGCGCTCCCTTACCCACAAGTATCACCAGGAGTAGCGCTGCAACCAGCCAACAGGAAACCACTAGGTCGTTCTGCGTACTTGTCGCCTGGAGAACAGCTGAAGGCAGGGACACTGCCAGAGCAATGGCCAGCATTCGGCCTCGATTGCCAATCCCCAGCATACGAGCCACTCCGGAAACGGCAGCCAGCGATGCAACCAAGCCGCCCCACTGCACCAGATTCGCCGGCTTGTCGCTGCCCCAAAGGATGCGGAGATTGAGGATGGCGATTTCTGCCCAGGGCGGATTCCACAGTTGATGGCCGTAGGCAGTTGCGTAGTGCCGCAGCGAACCGGCCTGGGCCCAATGGACCACGCGGCTCATGTGGTACAGGAGCGAGTCAACGTTGTTTGGTGGCGACGTCCAGCCAACTCCCAAGAGAAGAACCAAAGCTAAGGACAGGAGCACCACGAAGGCGACATCGAGTGGGGCCCACCGTCTGCCGGGTGCAGTGGGCATGCGGCGAGTGGCCTCTCGCCTTCGGCTGACCAGAAAGGCGAGCCCAGCGACCAGAGCGACAACAAGCCACAACCCTGCCACTTCCGGCTGCCTGAGGGAGCTTGCGAGGCCCAGTAGCTCGAAACCGAGCGCCAGGCCAGCGCCCCAGAACGCGCTGGCCATGACGAAGGTCGCTTCCCAGCCACCACGCTCGATCGTCCGGGCGCTCTGGAGCCTGCGCACGACCAGGAAGATCAGGATGAAGGCGATTACGGGCAGAACAAGGAGCATGTGTCGCACCCACGGGAGAGGGCCCGTCGCCAATGGATCGGCCAGAAGCGAGCCCCCTCCTTGCGGCAGGGAGTCGCGCGGTGAGCTCTCAGGTCAATCGGTCCCAACGTAGGTCCGATGAATTGCGCTCAAGGCCCGGACCTGCTGTTCCGCGTGGTACGAGGACCGAACCAAGGGACCGCTCTCCACCCAACGGAAACCGATCTCAAGTCCATAACGCTTGAGCTCGGAAAACTCCTCGGGCGTGTAGTAGCGGGCGATCGCAAGGTGCTTCTTGGAAGGCTGCAGGTACTGTCCCATGGTGACAATGTCGACCCCGCACTGGCGCAGGTCGTCCAGGACGGCCCTGACCTCGTCTATCGTCTCCCCCAGCCCGAGCATGATCCCGGATTTGGTCAGGATCTCCGGATCGAGCTGCTTGGCATTGCGCAGCGTAGCCTGGGCCCACTCGTAGCGGTCCTGCGGTTGGACCTGCCGAAACAGCCGCGGCACGGTCTCGACGTTGTGGTTCAGAATCTCGGGCCTGGCCTCGACCACGATCTTCAGCGCCTCCCGCGACCCCTTGAAATCAGGAATCAGCACCT is part of the Anaerolineales bacterium genome and harbors:
- the lipA gene encoding lipoyl synthase, with translation MTLLGGQVTTRDRPPTPIDNPAPDAPRPPRRPEWIRVRAPSGETYEWLRGMMRAKSLHTVCEEAMCPNLGECWGSGTATFLMMGDICTRSCGFCDIKTGRPAPLDWLEPERVAHAVQAMNLRHAVITSVNRDERGDGGAPIFALVIRRIRQLQPGCSVEVLIPDFKGSREALKIVVEARPEILNHNVETVPRLFRQVQPQDRYEWAQATLRNAKQLDPEILTKSGIMLGLGETIDEVRAVLDDLRQCGVDIVTMGQYLQPSKKHLAIARYYTPEEFSELKRYGLEIGFRWVESGPLVRSSYHAEQQVRALSAIHRTYVGTD